The Paenibacillus tianjinensis genome has a window encoding:
- a CDS encoding ABC transporter ATP-binding protein, with translation MDMLIVRNLEKVYAGSIAYRAMSDMNLVVGKGEFVGIMGPSGSGKTTLLNVVSTIDTPTSGEVLINGENPHLLSKHDLALFRRRKLGFVFQDFNLLDTLTIGENILLPLTLDGKSVKEMDAKLHPVAKKLGITEILNKRTYEVSGGQRQRAAIARAIIHSPSLLLADEPTGNLDSKSSRDVMEMMEAINHTDQTTMLLVTHDALAASYCHRVVFIKDGRLYNEFYSGNNRQAFFQQIIDMLSLMGGNAHELSTLRVH, from the coding sequence ATGGATATGTTAATCGTGCGCAATCTGGAAAAAGTTTATGCTGGCAGCATTGCGTATAGGGCGATGAGTGATATGAATCTGGTTGTCGGCAAAGGCGAATTTGTCGGCATTATGGGTCCTTCAGGCAGCGGCAAAACAACCCTGCTGAACGTAGTATCCACAATCGACACGCCTACCTCCGGGGAAGTGTTGATTAATGGGGAGAATCCCCACCTGTTATCCAAACACGATCTGGCCCTGTTCCGCAGACGGAAGCTGGGTTTTGTCTTTCAGGATTTTAATTTGCTGGATACGCTGACCATCGGGGAAAATATCCTCCTCCCTCTTACGCTGGACGGGAAAAGTGTGAAAGAGATGGACGCCAAGCTTCATCCGGTGGCCAAAAAACTGGGCATCACCGAAATTCTGAATAAACGAACCTATGAGGTTTCGGGAGGGCAACGGCAGAGGGCCGCCATTGCAAGGGCCATTATTCATTCCCCTTCGCTGCTGCTGGCCGATGAGCCGACGGGAAATCTCGATTCCAAATCCTCACGGGATGTAATGGAAATGATGGAGGCCATCAACCATACCGATCAAACGACCATGCTGCTGGTCACCCATGATGCTCTCGCGGCCAGCTACTGCCACCGGGTCGTATTCATCAAGGACGGCCGACTCTATAATGAATTTTACAGTGGAAACAACCGCCAGGCTTTCTTCCAGCAGATTATCGATATGCTTTCGCTAATGGGAGGGAATGCACATGAGCTTTCAACGCTTCGTGTCCATTAA
- a CDS encoding sensor histidine kinase, giving the protein MRLFWREQTPLIFMYAGQLLLTVYMCRLSGFRNTFDLAYICIVNTALFSFYLIYRYIRHYRFYRRLTRPLLSIDESAEFIGNAPLADALGHLLQGKYRLYQNDIQQYRKKLNDHITFINQWVHQMKTPLSVMHLAVQNETDPFFDSIREEIDKLRKGLDTVLYTSRLDAFEQDFVAEPVHLHQLVGKVVAEHRNLFIRNKVFPEIQVDERLMVMSDDKWLAFALGQLITNAVRYSAGASSRVLISSEVDGQQVALEIRDNGAGIPKQDIKRVFDAYFTGENGRQFGESTGMGLYLVREIASRLDHHVEIESEQGQGTAVRIWMGIRPYERKNA; this is encoded by the coding sequence ATGAGGTTATTTTGGAGAGAGCAGACCCCGTTAATCTTTATGTATGCCGGACAGCTTCTGCTGACTGTTTATATGTGCCGCTTATCCGGTTTTCGGAATACCTTCGATCTTGCGTACATCTGCATTGTAAATACGGCCTTATTCTCGTTTTACCTGATATACCGTTATATCCGCCATTACCGGTTTTACCGGAGGCTGACTCGTCCGCTTCTGTCCATTGACGAATCGGCCGAATTTATCGGGAACGCTCCGCTCGCGGATGCACTTGGGCATCTGCTTCAGGGGAAGTATCGTCTGTATCAGAACGATATCCAACAATACCGTAAAAAGCTGAACGATCACATCACCTTTATCAATCAGTGGGTGCACCAGATGAAAACCCCGCTATCCGTTATGCACCTTGCGGTTCAGAATGAAACCGACCCCTTCTTTGACAGCATTCGAGAGGAAATAGACAAGCTGAGAAAGGGACTTGACACGGTGCTGTATACCTCACGCTTGGATGCGTTCGAGCAGGATTTCGTGGCGGAGCCGGTGCATCTTCATCAGCTGGTCGGGAAAGTGGTGGCTGAACACAGAAATTTATTTATCCGCAATAAGGTCTTCCCGGAAATTCAGGTGGATGAACGGCTGATGGTCATGTCCGATGACAAATGGCTTGCATTCGCACTCGGCCAATTAATCACCAATGCGGTGCGGTATTCGGCAGGCGCAAGCAGCCGTGTCCTGATTAGCTCTGAGGTAGACGGACAGCAAGTTGCTCTTGAGATTCGGGACAACGGAGCGGGAATACCGAAACAGGATATCAAGCGGGTGTTCGATGCCTATTTTACAGGGGAAAACGGAAGACAGTTCGGCGAATCCACCGGCATGGGGCTCTACCTGGTTCGGGAAATCGCCTCGAGGCTAGATCATCACGTCGAAATCGAATCCGAGCAGGGACAAGGGACAGCAGTACGTATATGGATGGGGATCCGGCCGTATGAAAGGAAGAATGCCTGA
- a CDS encoding response regulator transcription factor, whose product MFSILIVEDDLKLAQLLQSYVEKYGFRAEAVKEFDRVMEVFQGIRPDLVLLDVNLPRYDGYYWCRQIRTVSTCPILFISARDGKMEQVMALENGADDYIAKPFDYEVVMAKIKSQLRRAYGSYALSKRERTVECTGLVLYPERLELTLSGKTVDLSHKESLLIETLMENSSKVVSRDYLLDKLWNNQQLVDDNTLNVNITRIRKKLSELGVEEALETVRGAGYKLRPFWREEP is encoded by the coding sequence ATGTTTAGTATCCTGATTGTAGAAGACGATCTTAAGCTGGCGCAGCTGCTTCAATCCTATGTGGAGAAATACGGGTTCCGGGCTGAAGCGGTCAAGGAGTTCGACCGGGTTATGGAGGTGTTCCAGGGCATTCGTCCGGATCTCGTGCTGCTGGATGTTAATCTGCCCCGTTACGACGGCTATTACTGGTGCAGGCAAATCCGAACGGTCTCCACCTGCCCGATTCTGTTCATCTCCGCCCGCGACGGCAAAATGGAGCAGGTTATGGCGCTGGAGAACGGGGCGGATGATTATATCGCCAAGCCCTTCGATTATGAAGTGGTCATGGCCAAGATCAAGAGCCAGCTTCGCCGTGCCTACGGCTCATACGCGCTGAGCAAGAGGGAACGGACCGTGGAATGCACAGGACTCGTGTTGTATCCCGAAAGGCTTGAGCTGACCTTATCCGGCAAAACCGTAGATCTCAGTCATAAAGAATCCTTGCTGATCGAAACACTGATGGAAAACAGCTCCAAGGTGGTCAGCCGCGACTATCTTCTGGACAAACTGTGGAACAATCAGCAGTTAGTTGACGACAACACGCTTAATGTCAATATCACGCGTATCCGTAAAAAGTTATCTGAGCTCGGCGTTGAAGAAGCGCTGGAAACCGTGCGGGGAGCCGGATATAAACTGCGGCCTTTCTGGAGGGAGGAGCCATGA